Proteins co-encoded in one Dyella japonica A8 genomic window:
- a CDS encoding glycosyltransferase: MPQLSVVVPVFNERDNIPPLLAEIANALRGKVDFEVVYVDDDSSDDSVAVLAAEKPKYPELRIVRHLTRSGQSTAVWNGVRAARSPWIATLDGDGQNDPADIPKLLAERDKSAQNVRLFAGWRTTRRDSFNKRISSKIANAVRSRMLQDSTPDTGCGLKLFDRDVFMRLPYFDHMHRYLPALVKRAGFQSTSVPVGHRPRTAGTSKYGMLDRLWVGIADLRGVAWLMRRGKVTQVEEI, from the coding sequence ATGCCCCAACTGTCCGTCGTCGTGCCTGTCTTCAACGAGCGCGACAACATCCCGCCGCTGCTCGCCGAAATCGCCAACGCCCTGCGCGGCAAGGTCGACTTCGAAGTCGTGTACGTGGACGACGACTCCAGTGACGACAGCGTGGCCGTGCTGGCCGCGGAGAAGCCCAAGTACCCGGAACTGCGCATCGTCCGCCACCTGACCCGCAGCGGGCAGAGCACGGCGGTGTGGAACGGCGTGCGCGCCGCCCGTTCGCCGTGGATCGCCACGCTGGACGGCGACGGCCAGAACGACCCGGCCGATATCCCCAAGCTGCTCGCCGAGCGGGACAAGTCGGCGCAGAACGTGCGTCTCTTCGCCGGTTGGCGCACCACGCGCCGCGACAGCTTCAACAAGCGCATTTCCTCCAAGATCGCCAACGCGGTGCGCTCGCGCATGCTCCAGGATTCCACGCCCGACACCGGCTGCGGCCTGAAGCTGTTTGATCGCGACGTGTTCATGCGCCTGCCCTACTTCGACCACATGCACCGCTACCTGCCGGCGCTGGTCAAGCGCGCGGGCTTCCAGAGCACCAGCGTGCCGGTGGGCCACCGACCGCGTACGGCGGGCACCTCCAAGTACGGCATGCTCGATCGCCTGTGGGTGGGCATTGCCGACCTGCGCGGCGTCGCATGGCTCATGCGTCGCGGCAAGGTGACCCAGGTCGAAGAGATCTGA
- a CDS encoding DUF488 domain-containing protein: MSIAVKRIYEPAAQSDGYRVLVDRLWPRGLKKDDAALDAWSKELAPSTALRKWFGHDPARWECFRHRYASELDASGEYWRPLLTQASRHRVTLLFGAHDEEHNNAVALKCYLDALLKEYAY, from the coding sequence ATGAGCATTGCCGTTAAGCGCATTTATGAACCCGCCGCCCAGAGCGATGGTTATCGCGTCCTGGTGGATCGCTTGTGGCCACGCGGCCTGAAGAAGGATGACGCCGCGCTCGACGCATGGAGCAAGGAGCTCGCTCCTTCCACGGCGCTGCGCAAATGGTTTGGGCATGACCCCGCACGCTGGGAGTGTTTCCGCCATCGCTACGCATCCGAGCTTGATGCGTCCGGCGAATATTGGCGTCCTTTGCTCACGCAGGCCTCTCGCCATCGCGTCACGCTGCTGTTCGGCGCGCACGACGAAGAACACAACAACGCCGTGGCGCTGAAGTGCTATCTCGATGCGCTGTTGAAGGAATACGCGTACTGA
- a CDS encoding patatin-like phospholipase family protein, with the protein MSATDTADPSTLPAKAAATKKPTVALALGSGGAKGLAHIGAIEEIEAQGYQIVAIAGTSMGALIGGIYAMGKLAVYRDWVCSLAKMDVLKLVDWTLSGGGLIKGERIIETMRGLIGDAAIEDLPLAYTAVATDLDREREVWLTRGPLFDAIRASIAIPTLFRPHVLSERRLIDGGLLNPVPVTPLIREPADYLFAVSMDGPPDAGTPDVVPATPTENPDSYRSRIGEFIGKLVPHGAEKSREPGMLELLMQSMDLMQANLSRLRLAAYEPDLLIRMPRNVATVYEFYRAAELIEMGRQQARQALSNWQPTRAALFTGRP; encoded by the coding sequence ATGAGCGCCACTGATACCGCCGATCCCTCAACGCTGCCCGCCAAAGCCGCCGCCACGAAGAAACCGACCGTCGCTCTCGCGCTTGGTTCCGGGGGAGCCAAGGGATTGGCGCATATCGGCGCGATCGAGGAAATCGAAGCGCAGGGCTACCAGATCGTCGCCATTGCCGGCACCTCCATGGGCGCGCTCATCGGCGGCATCTACGCCATGGGCAAGCTGGCCGTGTACCGCGACTGGGTCTGCTCGCTCGCCAAGATGGATGTGCTCAAGCTGGTCGACTGGACGCTGTCCGGTGGCGGCCTCATCAAGGGCGAGCGCATCATCGAGACGATGCGTGGCCTGATCGGCGACGCCGCCATCGAAGACCTGCCGCTGGCCTATACCGCCGTGGCGACCGACCTGGACCGCGAGCGCGAGGTGTGGCTCACACGTGGCCCGCTGTTCGACGCAATCCGCGCCTCCATCGCCATTCCCACCCTGTTCCGCCCTCACGTCCTGTCCGAGCGCCGGCTGATCGACGGCGGCCTGCTCAATCCCGTGCCGGTGACGCCACTGATCCGCGAACCCGCGGACTACCTGTTCGCGGTAAGCATGGACGGCCCACCCGACGCGGGCACACCGGACGTCGTGCCGGCCACGCCAACGGAAAACCCCGACAGCTACCGTTCGCGCATCGGCGAGTTCATCGGCAAGCTGGTGCCGCACGGCGCCGAGAAGTCGCGCGAGCCGGGCATGCTCGAATTGCTCATGCAGTCGATGGACCTGATGCAGGCCAATCTTTCGCGCCTGCGCCTGGCGGCCTACGAGCCGGATCTGTTGATCCGGATGCCGCGCAACGTCGCCACGGTCTATGAGTTCTACCGCGCCGCCGAACTGATCGAGATGGGTCGCCAGCAGGCACGCCAGGCGCTGTCGAACTGGCAGCCCACCCGCGCCGCGCTGTTCACCGGCCGGCCGTGA
- a CDS encoding helix-turn-helix transcriptional regulator, with protein MDRYERILTLHRLLKSAHYPVPLPRLMDELECSRATLYRDVAFLRDALGAPIESAGGEHAAFRYAVGEGERFELPGLWLTSDELAALLALNELIGRSGPGVLAGALAPFKARIEHLLSDQGTGKTLPIERIRVIAWGERKLDQQVFRVVAGAVLERKQLRFRYRARTTNSDSHRRVSPQRLTHYRDNWYLDVWDHDREALRSFAVDRIAEPQALDEPARDVPEQELNDALASSYGIFAGKPKAWATLRFSQHAARWVADEHWHSQQKGEWLPDGRYELQVPYSNSKELLMDVLKYGPDAEVVAPLSLREEMKIQLQLALGGYQ; from the coding sequence ATGGATCGTTACGAGCGCATTCTGACCTTGCACCGACTGCTCAAGTCGGCGCACTACCCCGTGCCTCTGCCTCGCCTGATGGACGAGCTGGAGTGCTCGCGAGCGACGCTTTACCGCGACGTGGCCTTCCTGCGCGACGCGCTGGGCGCGCCCATCGAGAGCGCGGGCGGCGAACACGCCGCGTTCCGCTATGCCGTGGGTGAAGGCGAACGCTTCGAACTGCCTGGCTTGTGGCTCACCTCCGATGAACTGGCTGCGTTGCTTGCCCTCAACGAGCTGATCGGACGCAGCGGCCCGGGTGTACTTGCGGGTGCGCTCGCGCCGTTCAAGGCGCGCATCGAACACCTGCTGTCCGACCAGGGTACCGGCAAGACATTGCCGATCGAACGCATCCGCGTCATTGCGTGGGGCGAGCGCAAGCTCGACCAGCAGGTGTTCCGCGTGGTGGCCGGCGCGGTGCTTGAACGCAAGCAGCTGCGCTTCCGCTATCGCGCGCGCACCACGAATTCCGATAGCCATCGCCGCGTGTCGCCACAGCGCCTCACGCACTACCGCGATAACTGGTATCTGGACGTGTGGGATCACGACCGCGAGGCGTTGCGCAGCTTCGCCGTGGACCGCATCGCCGAGCCGCAGGCGCTCGACGAGCCCGCCCGTGACGTGCCCGAGCAGGAACTCAACGACGCGCTCGCCTCCAGCTACGGCATCTTCGCCGGCAAGCCCAAGGCCTGGGCCACGCTGCGCTTCTCGCAGCATGCCGCGCGCTGGGTGGCGGACGAGCACTGGCACTCGCAGCAGAAGGGCGAGTGGCTGCCGGACGGCCGCTACGAATTGCAGGTGCCCTATTCCAATTCCAAGGAACTGCTGATGGACGTGCTCAAGTACGGCCCGGATGCGGAAGTGGTGGCGCCGTTGTCGCTGCGGGAGGAAATGAAGATCCAGCTGCAGCTGGCGCTGGGTGGCTATCAGTGA